From Penicillium psychrofluorescens genome assembly, chromosome: 6, one genomic window encodes:
- a CDS encoding uncharacterized protein (ID:PFLUO_008806-T1.cds;~source:funannotate) translates to MHVTSFLSLFALQACIGWAINIQVDLIKRSVEQNATLYAYGGTYSAWSIAFGRDDGLLYITENPTSHPANLIPVTWDLAAITDECWIANATFANGTRAGSMFIESQVGNAVGVFNFTRVADFNGTVTGFGLFASQLVYNNNTKLQAQFWAKPTSVVDTYALMWNYDGVVEDGSFPVVVKAAETNYS, encoded by the exons ATGCATGTAACCAGTTTCCTCAGCCTATTCGCCCTTCAAGCCTGTATCGGCTGggccatcaacatccaaGTTGACCTCATCAAGCGCAGCGTCGAACAAAATGCCACCCTATACGCATACGGCGGTACATACTCCGCTTGGTCAATTGCCTTCGGTCGAGATGACG GCCTACTATACATCACCGAAAACCCAACCTCGCACCCCGCCAATCTCATACCCGTAACCTGGGACCTCGCCGCAATCACAGACGAGTGCTGGATCGCCAACGCAACATTCGCAAATGGCACACGCGCAGGTTCAATGTTCATCGAATCCCAGGTTGGTAACGCCGTCGGCGTGTTCAACTTCACGCGCGTCGCAGACTTCAATGGCACGGTCACGGGCTTTGGGCTTTTTGCTTCGCAACTTGTGTATAATAATAACACGAAGCTGCAGGCGCAATTCTGGGCGAAGCCTACGAGCGTCGTGGATACTTATGCACTGATGTGGAATTATGatggggtggtggaggatgggagCTTTCCTGTTGTTGTCaaggcggcggagacgaATTATTCATGA
- a CDS encoding uncharacterized protein (ID:PFLUO_008803-T1.cds;~source:funannotate): protein MPSQPIQPMRNYTWYREARVMETLREGYDINRHAHRNPQRNTGRWFFDDPRVRQWRDSADSSIIWLAGQHGRGKSQLTKSLVKRGGAWWQEIESPVAPHTTVCYCFFRAGDPRRMTKYPACAALLHQLFGYTPSEVIYKASPRWWAQTICDPWDLFEECAADSHVGQWVCLLDGVDEMEPEERRDLLGEVCRVYRALSRRPQEEPRSKFKVLVTSGPLQGEIMEDFERLRAAAGADETVLFDADEKAGEIANEMGPYIEKAAKSFPEDQQPLVIRVLNENPNRCWLWTHTAANLLFKFSNTDWDGLSLPSSEFENMPWDVEGVYDKALNVTSAIYGAKRVEYLLHIILAASRPLSYQEVLLALELAESDPVMAGSSSTEHTYDELTETCPKWTSMVDDLDGIILDMRPMLSDFVNQSARQYLIKSANNSASTGSSWKGRVDIRDAHATLSRITLSFLLTLKMPPSDLPGEWITNNENVARMNLIKKKMIFLIYSATQWPHHYNSQPEPVAKTTIESARILCCNDGPEINSWKYFHKAPRYLQPGVITALWVGALPLAREMLEQPQDSSEHHDSLHNLPNVPGSSRCALDIAISNGYTEIARLLIDRGWTMHASTCCENSLYWAACGGNAEAVNMLLDHGWDVNGPTNCATTPLDGACLKGHREIVRILLDRGAKLHIGLKVAGNPLGLAAGNGHYDIVQMLLGHGIHFRIYGIEALWSACREGYVEIVRVLLEKGLTPNVSLNPRSGTALNVAVRRGYKEIVRLLVDHGARVIEDDIKVALEKRLDDVAKLLTGPYIASLLDDGCPAALEDKQKDNWPLG from the coding sequence ATGCCATCCCAACCAATACAACCAATGAGAAATTACACCTGGTACCGTGAGGCGCGGGTAATGGAAACCCTACGAGAAGGATACGACATAAACAGGCACGCGCACCGAAACCCCCAACGGAACACAGGGAGATGGTTCTTCGACGATCCACGAGTACGCCAATGGCGCGACAGCGCCGATTCCAGCATCATCTGGCTAGCAGGCCAGCACGGTCGGGGCAAATCCCAACTCACCAAATCCCTGGTCAAGCGTGGCGGAGCCTGGTGGCAGGAGATCGAAAGCCCAGTTGCTCCGCACACGACAGTCTGCTACTGTTTCTTCCGGGCTGGAGATCCGCGCCGAATGACCAAATATCCTGCGTGCGCAGCGCTGCTGCATCAGCTGTTTGGCTACACGCCATCTGAGGTAATTTACAAGGCTTCGCCACGGTGGTGGGCGCAGACTATCTGTGATCCCTGGGATCTCTTTGAAGAATGCGCTGCTGATAGTCATGTTGGGCAATGGGTGTGTCTCTTGGATGGGGTGGACGAAATGGAGCCCGAAGAGCGGAGGGACTTGCTTGGCGAGGTCTGTCGTGTTTATCGCGCGCTGTCTCGTCGTCCGCAAGAGGAGCCCCGATCCAAGTTCAAGGTTCTTGTTACCAGTGGCCCGTTGCAAGGCGAGATAATGGAGGATTTTGAGAGGCTGCGTGCTGCTGCAGGGGCAGATGAGACGGTCTTGTTTGATGCCGACGAGAAagctggagaaattgcaAATGAAATGGGGCCCTATATCGAGAAAGCAGCTAAGTCATTTCCTGAAGATCAGCAACCGCTCGTCATCAGGGTCTTGAATGAGAATCCCAACCGCTGTTGGCTATGGACTCATACGGCGGCAAATTTGCTTTTTAAATTTTCGAATACAGACTGGGACGGGCTCTCACTCCCCTCGAGTGAATTCGAAAACATGCCGTGGGATGTCGAGGGCGTTTATGACAAAGCTCTCAATGTTACATCCGCTATATATGGTGCCAAGCGTGTCGAGTATCTGCTGCATATCATACTTGCTGCTAGCCGGCCTCTTTCGTACCAGGAGGTGCTGCTGGCTTTGGAACTTGCAGAGTCGGACCCCGTCATGGCAGGTTCCTCGTCGACAGAACACACTTATGACGAACTCACGGAGACCTGTCCGAAATGGACCAGCATGGTCGATGACCTGGATGGAATCATACTTGATATGAGGCCCATGCTGTCGGATTTCGTAAACCAGTCCGCCAGGCAATACCTGATCAAATCAGCAAATAACTCGGCATCAACGGGATCATCTTGGAAAGGCCGTGTGGACATCCGCGACGCACACGCAACGCTCTCTCGTATCACCTTATCCTTCCTCCTAACACTGAAGATGCCCCCCTCAGACCTGCCGGGGGAATGGATCACAAACAACGAAAACGTCGCAAGAATGAACTTAATCAAGAAAAAGATGATATTCCTGATATACTCAGCCACTCAATGGCCGCATCACTATAATTCACAACCCGAGCCAGTCGCCAAAACAACCATCGAGTCAGCCCGGATTCTCTGCTGCAACGACGGGCCCGAGATAAACAGCTGGAAGTACTTCCACAAAGCTCCTCGCTATCTCCAACCAGGTGTCATCACTGCGCTGTGGGTAGGTGCTCTCCCCCTGGCTCGAGAGATGCTGGAACAGCCGCAGGATAGCAGCGAACACCACGACTCTTTGCATAATTTGCCCAATGTTCCAGGATCAAGTCGTTGTGCGCTGGATATAGCCATAAGTAATGGTTATACTGAGATAGCGCGGCTCCTTATCGACCGGGGGTGGACAATGCATGCCAGTACCTGCTGTGAGAATTCGCTTTACTGGGCAGCTTGCGGTGGTAATGCAGAGGCTGTGAACATGTTGCTTGACCACGGGTGGGATGTAAATGGCCCGACCAACTGCGCGACCACTCCTTTGGACGGAGCTTGTTTGAAAGGACATCGCGAGATCGTGCGGATTCTCCTAGACCGAGGCGCAAAACTCCACATCGGCCTGAAAGTCGCGGGAAATCCCTTGGGTCTGGCGGCTGGTAATGGGCATTATGACATTGTGCAGATGCTGTTGGGCCATGGGATCCATTTCCGAATCTATGGGATTGAGGCGCTCTGGAGTGCGTGCAGAGAGGGCTATGTGGAGATAGTCCGCGTGCTCTTGGAGAAGGGGTTGACACCCAATGTTTCCCTGAACCCGAGATCTGGTACAGCATTGAATGTAGCTGTGCGTCGTGGATACAAGGAGATTGTTCGCTTGCTAGTGGATCACGGGGCGAGAGTGATTGAAGATGACATCAAGGTGGCTCTTGAAAAAAGGCTTGACGACGTAGCAAAATTGCTTACGGGTCCATATATCGCCTCGTTGCTGGATGACGGCTGCCCGGCCGCACTGGAAGACAAACAGAAGGATAACTGGCCGCTGGGATAG
- a CDS encoding uncharacterized protein (ID:PFLUO_008805-T1.cds;~source:funannotate): MGHLFTTLTQNPDLHFGRFGHTRVYWSAYVPPCEPSPDGRGNDSYPPQDGSYDPRVKKAFTKAIEKSEVVVFSKEVIQCRSEEEWELTKEENLREEIAEA, from the coding sequence ATGGGCCACTTATTCACAACCCTAACACAAAATCCCGACCTCCACTTCGGCCGCTTCGGTCACACGCGCGTCTACTGGTCCGCTTACGTCCCGCCCTGCGAGCCTAGCCCCGACGGCCGGGGTAATGACAGCTACCCCCCGCAAGATGGGTCGTACGACCCGAGGGTGAAAAAGGCATTTACGAAGGCGATCGAGAAGTCTGAAGTTGTCGTATTCTCGAAGGAGGTGATTCAGTGCCGTTCtgaggaggagtgggagtTAACCAAGGAGGAGAATTTGCGAGAGGAGATTGCTGAGGCTTAG
- a CDS encoding uncharacterized protein (ID:PFLUO_008801-T1.cds;~source:funannotate), with protein MAAQSIGQGLTLLYPLPEETETESPSTVKVFRESIIFIHGLGGGPQKTWKYFDTVQQDITADSEPGKKKSWRARLKNKSPNTSGSASGSKAIYWSADLLPSAVPMAKIWTYGYNANVVGGSFQNINKNGILQHGNDFMVKVERGLKNDLPIIFVAHGLGGLVVKRSMKRMQSDLNPRYKQLLHRIQAVVFCGTPHRGSDTAARVGLVINLVAMAFMDTHSKLLSDLRVDSKILDLIQEDFMKLLYERPIRIHSFQEGRGLTGVKGLHNKVVDDFSSKLGWPRETLETIDADHREMVKKLGVKDISDVLTALEEELVKDSQKSETG; from the exons ATGGCAGCTCAGAGTATTGGTCAGGGACTGACTCTGCTCTATCCGCTTCCCGAAGAGACCGAGACTGAGTCCCCATCAACAGTCAA AGTCTTCCGTGAAAGCATAATCTTCATTCATGGTCTTGGCGGTGGGCCACAAAAAACGTGGAAGTACTTTGATACCGTACAGCAGGATATCACAGCCGACTCTGAGCCcggaaaaaagaagagttGGCGCGCCAGGCTAAAAAACAAGTCTCCGAATACATCTGGTTCTGCGAGTGGCAGTAAAGCCATATACTGGTCGGCGGATTTGCTTCCGTCTGCGGTGCCAATGGCCAAAATATGGACGTACGGGTACAATGCCAATGTTGTTGGCGGATCCTTTCAAAACATCAACAAAAATGGCATTCTGCAGCATGGGAATGACTTTATGGTGAAGGTAGAGCGCGGTTTAAAGAATGAT CTGCCTATTATCTTCGTTGCACACGGTCTTGGCGGCTTGGTTGTTAAAAGA TCAATGAAGCGGATGCAATCGGACCTCAACCCTCGGTATAAGCAGCTCCTTCACCGAATCCAGGCAGTGGTCTTCTGTGGCACTCCGCACAGGGGCAGTGACACCGCAGCTCGGGTCGGTTTAGTTATCAATTTAGTTGCCATGGCTTTCATGGACACGCATTCAAAACTGCTTTCGGATCTTCGAGTTGATTCCAAGATCCTAGATCTCATCCAGGAAGACTTTATGAAGCTTTTATACGAAAGGCCTATACgcattcattcattccaaGAGGGTAGAGGCTTGACCGGCGTGAAAGGATTGCACAATAAG GTTGTCGATGACTTCTCCTCCAAGCTCGGCTGGCCCAGAGAGACACTGGAGACCATAGACGCGGATCATCGAGAAATGGTCAAGAAGCTGGGAGTGAAGGATATTTCGGATGTTCTCACAGCACTCGAGGAAGAACTCGTGAAAGACTCTCAGAAATCCGAAACAGGTTAG
- a CDS encoding uncharacterized protein (ID:PFLUO_008807-T1.cds;~source:funannotate): MASVSSLDKDLRNMRLSRYTPQAAAEIRDWIEDVLREKLPSQDLLEGLKDGVALCKLVNLAVSPGVKYKQSPMPFVQMENISHFLRACQMAPLSLPPHDVFLTVDLYEAKDPAQVLQCLAAFSRRANALQPSKFRQPVGSQSKRGVISPDATGSSSPGSYPTRTTRATSNVSDANSPISGGRSSPSKSGSLSSWSKKGDENTTSPAWNIHQYGYLGGASQGNQGIAFGARRQITTPGPAVPNIAEKEKRRREDEERLRQEQADREEAVQQRQRELEAQEAHARAEEQRRWEEETALLREKERLQMEEERRRWDEEKRQWELEEQKRATEENDAEQRLEQERQRRRGHSDARLNGQFLSQYQSGHTGEPAAAAPEETPESQRIKELERELQLAKEREQQYQTERQDIQARKTGESQSRSRSKPRPVPAKPSYDLSSLEQERRLLRTEWQQNQDMPSTSEEPDNAEEEQAPTRPPRPLPQPVPSSTVHAPEAPPREPATSPRPLPERPLPDPVAYTANRGRDNRTDRFLASNPAPIVPTPASHRAQDYSTTSEVDAENSRRKAAQENTRAGGWASKSLLEREMERERERQREWEDNQKQTSAAAQRGPRDPTSGSGPGQSWDVHQYGYLGGDNQNRGGTGLGVGGARRQIIGPRPPP, translated from the exons ATGGCTTCAGTTTCCTCGCTAGATAAGGACCTGCGCAACATGCGCCTGTCCCGCTATACCCCGCAGGCCGCGGCCGAGATTCGCGACTGGATCGAGGACGTGTTGCGCGAGAAACTGCCTTCCCAGGACCTGCTCGAGGGCCTCAAGGACGGTGTCGCGCTTTGCAA GCTCGTGAACCTCGCCGTGTCGCCGGGCGTCAAGTATAAACAATCACCAATGCCCTTCGTGCAGATGGAAAATATCTCCCATTTTCTACGCGCATGCCAAATGGCGCCCCTAAGTCTTCCTCCACACGACGTTTTCCTCACGGTCGACCTCTACGAGGCCAAGGACCCGGCGCAGGTCCTCCAATGTCTGGCAGCGTTCAGCCGACGAGCCAATGCTCTCCAGCCCAGTAAATTCCGTCAGCCCGTTGGCTCCCAGAGCAAACGGGGTGTTATCAGCCCCGATGCAACTGGTTCATCTAGCCCGGGCTCGTACCCTACGCGGACAACCCGTGCCACCAGCAATGTCAGCGACGCGAATTCTCCCATCTCCGGTGGTAGAAGTAGTCCTTCCAAGTCTGGTTCGCTCAGCTCTTGGTCTAAGAAGGGCGACGAGAACACCACTTCCCCGGCCTGGAACATTCATCAATACGGCTACCTGGGCGGGGCTAGCCAGGGCAACCAGGGCATTGCTTTTGGTGCCCGACGACAGATCACCACCCCCGGACCCGCTGTCCCGAACATTGCGGAAAAGGAGAAACGCCGAcgcgaggatgaggagagaTTGCGCCAGGAGCAGGCCGATAGGGAAGAAGCGGTACAACAACGCCAGCGGGAGCTTGAGGCGCAGGAGGCCCACGCAAGAGCCGAGGAGCAGCGTcggtgggaggaagagactGCTCTTCTaagggagaaagagcgcCTTcagatggaagaagagcgcagGCGCTGGGACGAAGAAAAGCGCCAGtgggagctggaggaacaGAAACGTGCCACGGAAGAGAATGATGCCGAGCAACGATTGGAGCAGGAACGGCAacgccgacgaggacacAGTGATGCCCGTCTGAATGGTCAATTCTTAAGTCAGTACCAATCCGGCCACACCGGTGAGCCCGCGGCTGCAGCCCCCGAGGAAACCCCGGAAAGTCAGCGCATCAAGGAGCTCGAGCGTGAGCTGCAGTTGGCCAAGGAGCGGGAACAGCAGTATCAAACTGAACGCCAGGACATCCAGGCTCGCAAAACGGGCGAGTCTCAGTCCCGCAGCCGTAGCAAACCTCGTCCAGTACCTGCCAAGCCAAGCTACGACCTTTCTTCCCTTGAGCAGGAACGACGGCTCCTACGGACGGAATGGCAGCAGAATCAAGATATGCCGTCGACTTCTGAGGAACCCGATAACGCCGAAGAGGAGCAGGCGCCCACTCGACCTCCCCGGCCTCTACCACAGCCTGTCCCGTCGTCGACTGTGCACGCGCCAGAAGCACCCCCAAGGGAGCCCGCAACGTCTCCACGCCCACTTCCAGAGCGCCCACTGCCCGACCCAGTCGCATATACTGCCAACCGTGGCCGTGATAACCGTACCGACCGCTTCCTAGCTTCGAATCCAGCTCCAATAGTCCCCACACCGGCTTCACACCGCGCTCAAGACTACAGCACCACATCTGAGGTCGACGCTGAGAACAGTCGCCGCAAAGCTGCCCAAGAGAACACGCGCGCCGGCGGATGGGCCTCCAAATCCCTACTGGAGCGTGAGAtggagcgcgagcgcgaACGGCAGCGCGAGTGGGAGGATAACCAAAAACAGACCAGCGCTGCTGCCCAGCGCGGCCCGCGTGATCCAACCTCTGGCTCCGGACCGGGCCAGTCCTGGGATGTCCATCAGTATGGCTACCTGGGCGGTGACAACCAGAACCGCGGCGGCACGGGTCTCGGTGTGGGTGGTGCCAGGCGCCAGATCATTGgacctcgtccaccaccgtAA
- a CDS encoding uncharacterized protein (ID:PFLUO_008808-T1.cds;~source:funannotate) — MVNSLWFKWKGLRLPWRKSFLVGSDIAGNTFWEFKDVANASKFRRIVKFDPKTHFGDVQVSPQWHQWLRHVREHAPSIEEQQQDLVRQAEIKQLARLADERWASKPSFLDKPQAQQPSPATNATDATLNRPADEAAKGPDSTQTASASATAAELDTAPKTGEMGSETKPASTEETATKEDPWAKASNPGDNWQPETWKPTSQR; from the exons ATGGTCAACAGTCTGTGGTTCAAGTGGAAGGGACTACGCCTGCCATGGCGCAAGTCCTTTCTCGTCG GCTCGGACATCGCGGGGAACACCTTCTGGGAATTTAAGGACGtcgccaacgccagcaaATTCCGCCGGATCGTTAAATTCGATCCCAAAACACACTTTGGGGATGTTCAAGTGTCGC CGCAATGGCACCAATGGCTCCGACACGTCCGAGAACACGCACCCAGCATAgaagagcagcagcaagaccTCGTCCGCCAAGCCGAAATCAAGCAGCTCGCCCGCCTGGCCGACGAACGCTGGGCCAGCAAGCCCTCGTTTCTCGATAAACCTCAGGCGCAGCAACCGAGTCCCGCCACCAACGCAACGGATGCCACGCTAAATCGCCCAGCTGATGAGGCTGCAAAAGGGCCCGATTCTACACAGACTGCATCCGCATCTGCAACCGCTGCTGAACTGGACACTGCACCAAAGACAGGCGAGATGGGATCGGAGACAAAACCCGCGTCCACAGAAGAGACTGCTACAAAAGAAGATCCATGGGCAAAAGCTAGCAACCCAGGCGACAACTGGCAACCTGAAACATGGAAGCCTACCTCGCAGCGGTGA
- a CDS encoding uncharacterized protein (ID:PFLUO_008802-T1.cds;~source:funannotate): MGTADESSYRALEPLPFELVQHTGIFFEEKLWPREAKLGIAFSFTHFETSRHGGRRRAADDTHTSSELASDDTKPLNLDLSQSASLWSRATDFWHAVGWAFNCSVLHPERWERWQVWLQYMCEVINDDWDERMKIFTEQQIEKEKSQHDVTPGQIGGKGKRGAKMEDGRAVLRESLIFQYIVTSTAGFGRNRRILRSIFADGGPTSASEFREVFSKELKPLKRDKAAKNTKKREVEVNIDKDEYGDYLSRGDATDEENTATDTNKDPSRPASPSSKTRRLKRTRRGTRNAADPSGDLDAAESTGDAQQIALNQHVSVSNLGGHNSLALRQRLLNILSFVSDQLPNDFISLNDLYHLFVENIRPLPLPIFQAIVSPYVLPGFCPATQSTLCEKLMWEMLESAAPGSEELYLTQAKLEQCFLPFGAATASAADNAKISILLESMIILLANDNSLSLSPSLREALMQGIQARADKAQEEIRRNQNSRSMEPLEWSWLLESGERLILLLEEVLPLDRNSHDGDFS; this comes from the exons ATGGGCACCGCGGACGAGAGCTCGTATCGCGCGCTCGAGCCACTCCCGTTTGAATTGGTTCAGCATACCGGCATTTTCTTTGAGGAGAAACTCT GGCCTCGGGAGGCTAAACTTGGcattgccttctccttcacaCATTTTGAAACCTCGCGTCATGGCGGCCGGCGACGTGCCGCGGACGATACTCATACTTCCTCCGAGCTGGCAAGCGATGATACCAAGCCTTTGAATCTCGATTTGAGTCAGTCTGCATCCTTGTGGTCTCGTGCTACAGATTTCTGGCATGCGGTCGGCTGGGCCTTTAATTGTTCCGTGCTGCACCCTGAGAGATGGGAAAGGTGGCAGGTCTGGCTGCAGTACATGTGTGAGGTGATCAATGATGACTGGGACGAGCGAATGAAGATATTTACGGAGCAACAAATTGAAAAGGAGAAGTCCCAGCATGATGTTACCCCAGGCCAGATcggagggaagggaaaaagaggCGCGAAGATGGAAGACGGTCGTGCCGTTCTACGGGAGAGCCTCATTTTCCAGTACATCGTGACAAGCACCGCGGGATTTGGGCGAAATCGTCGTATCCTAAGATCTATCTTTGCGGATGGCGGCCCAACTTCTGCGAGCGAATTCCGGGAAGTGTTTAGCAAGGAGCTAAAGCCGCTCAAGCGCGACAAGGCCGCGAAGAATACCAAGAAAAGGGAGGTCGAGGTCAACATTGATAAAGACGAATATGGGGATTACTTGTCGCGCGGTGACGCCACGGACGAAGAGAACACTGCCACAGATACGAACAAAGACCCTTCTCGGCCCGCGTCGCCCTCCTCCAAAACGCGGCGGTTGAAGCGCACTAGACGAGGGACCAGGAATGCAGCGGATCCATCTGGTGATCTGGATGCCGCAGAGAGCACTGGAGATGCACAACAAATCGCTCTTAATCAACACGTCAGCGTGTCTAATCTAGGGGGACACAACTCGCTTGCTCTGCGCCAGCGGCTCCTTAATATCTTATCATTTGTATCTGACCAACTTCCAAATGATTTCATTTCTCTTAACGACCTCTACCACCTGTTCGTGGAGAATATTCGCCCTCTTCCGCTCCCGATATTCCAAGCCATCGTGAGCCCCTATGTTCTTCCGGGATTTTGTCCAGCAACGCAAAGTACTCTCTGCGAAAAGCTCATGTGGGAAATGCTCGAGAGCGCTGCTCCAGGTTCTGAGGAGCTGTATCTAACCCAGGCCAAACTTGAGCAATGCTTTCTACCGTTCGGAGCCGCCACAGCCAGTGCCGCTGACAATGCCAAGATATCCATTTTGCTTGAGTCAATGATCATTCTACTAGCTAACGACAACTCACTGTCGTTGAGTCCGTCTCTCAGAGAAGCATTGATGCAGGGGATCCAGGCCCGGGCGGATAAGGCGCAGGAAGAGATTCGGCGCAACCAAAATAGCCGCAGTATGGAGCCTCTGGAGTGGTCATGGCTGCTAGAAAGCGGGGAGAGGCTGATACTTTTGCTTGAAGAGGTGTTGCCTTTGGACCGAAACTCGCATGATGGCGATTTTTCATGA
- a CDS encoding uncharacterized protein (ID:PFLUO_008804-T1.cds;~source:funannotate) produces the protein MRLKNFLVAAYMALPAIAGSNTTDIAPKLQTLLAEIDLRYKNTFLNLERVVSGRPGVKFDDVISMYNRTVAAQGSYLDKHQPTQALPDTTQLVLCQAYHSLALSGIELNYAFVKHLNILRTTQRLGLESILNKVYTETGRFSTTVARKALPYCYETVHNDNVFIYSSIREAVSVMYLELPGTQRLLQGTQQLM, from the exons ATGCGATTGAAGAACTTCCTCGTGGCTGCCTATATGGCTCTCCCCGCCATCGCCGgttccaacaccaccgacaTCGCACCCAAGCTCCAAACCCTTCTTGCCGAGATCGACCTCAGGTACAAAAATACCTTCCTTAACCTGGAACGCGTGGTCAGCGGCCGCCCTGGCGTGAAATTTGAC GACGTGATCTCTATGTACAACAGGACTGTGGCGGCCCAAGGCAGCTACCTGGACAAGCACCAGCCTACTCAGGCTCTGCCTGACACCACCCAGCTCGTGCTTTGCCAGGCATACCACTCG CTTGCTCTGAGCGGTATCGAGCTCAACTACGCCTTTGTCAAGCACCTCAACATCCTCAGGACGACTCAGCGCCTAGGCCTGGAGTCTATCTTAAACAAGGTCTACACAGAGACTGGCCGCTTCTCTACTACGGTTGCCCGCAAGGCCTTGCCTTACTGCTATGAGACTGTCCATAACGACAATGTGTTCATCTATAGCTCCATTCGCGAGGCTGTTTCGGTCATGTACTTGGAATTGCCAGGGACACAACGGCTTTTGCAAGGGACACAACAACTTATGTAG